The window TGAATCTGAAGAACATGAAGGTTCCGAACGTTCGAGGTGGCGGGGGGATCTCTGCGCTGCTGAAGCTTGGGATTGTTGGTGGAATTGGTTTGTATGCAGCTGCTAACAGTCTCTACAATGTTGAAGGAGGTCACCGAGCCATTGTTTTCAACTTGGTGTCAAAGACAAGGTTattatatgaagaaaaaaattgaaaatgttttgCTATTTACTGCATTGCAGTGCTTGATGACTGCTACTTGGTTATGATTGTGGTGTTATGCTTGATGTTTTTCAGAAGAGCTATTTACCTTCTCAGTTAATTTGTTATCACTTATAAGTGTCTGGCCATTGTTTAAGTTCTGTTCTGGTGTTGGTAGTAAAATTGATATGTTGTTTAATGTGCAGGTCTATCCTGAAGGAACTCACTTCATAATTCCGTGGTTTGAGAAGCCGGTTATCTATGATGTCCGTGCATGACCCCATCTAGTTCTAGTTGAGAGTACATCTGGGAGTCGTGATCTACAGATGGTAAATAATACATGTAGCTAGGATTTGCGTGTAGTCACAGAGAAATGGTTTTGGTATCAAATTCGTAGAACCCTAAAAAAGAATTCTGACCTTAATCATATTGTATTCTTGGaaatgaaattgatttgaaatGAAATTGATTTGAGCATCTTTGTGTCTTTCCTCTTGATTTGCAGGACTTTTTGCATTAGTTTCTCTACTTTGTCCCTTGATTCCTTTTTTGATGGTCTGTTTGTGTGGACATTATGTTTCAACTGATATTTGTTCCATTATGTTTCACCACTGACATGATTGCCACAACTGTGAAACATAATTGTTATCAGATTGTAAAAAGTACAtacaaattagtttattttcattttctagacATGCTATTTTATATAGGAATTTTGATGTCAGTTTTTGTGTGGATTACAAATTAGTTTGTTTTTGGATGACAAGATTTACCTTATGAAGTTCAAATGATaagatttaataatataattttgaatctGTTGGAATATTGGTTCTTTCATCTAGTTGAATACATTCCAATCTAGTACCCCATCATTGGAACTTAAGTATAAGATACTGATGAAAAACATCTATCTCAATTTTAATATCAGCTTAGCAGCTTTAGAACCTGATAGATGCCCCCTAATCTGACATGATGTAAACAGATTTACATCACCTCCCATTtggtgttttaaaataatttatttctgaaTTTTGAAGCTGTTAGACATCTGATATTTGGCTTTGAAGTATAAATATCTTATGCAAATGTTTCGAATACTCTAATCTACGATTTGTCTTTTCAAGTTTAGCCTTTGTTTCTAATGGGTGAAGGTATCTGCATCCATACTCTTTCCATCACTATCTGCATATTGGCCTTTATCCCACTGTCCTGTGTCATTCTGTACCTTTTTAGCTCTTCTTTGAATGATAGGATGCTGGAAGTTTCAATTAAGACTCTCTAGGTAAAAAATCTTTGATTTCTAGAAACCAATTAACAGGGCAATATTGACCTTTTATTGATTGCACATACAATGTTATACAGGTGAAAATTGGACTTCGAGTTCTTACTCGCCCGTTGCCCAACCAATTACCTACGGTTTATCGGACCCTTGGAGAGAATTATAATGCAAGGGTTTTACCTTCAATCATACATGAAACTTTGAAAGCCGTGGTTGCCCAGTACAATGCCAGCCAGCTTATTACTCAGCGAGAGGTAAGGAGCAAAGCAAAAataaccatttaaaaaaaagattgctTGTTGCTGAGGTAGTGCAAAataattgaagttttttttcatCAGTTAACATTACTCAATATCACAATGTgtattttatcaaaatcaaatcctTAAGGATGATTTATTGTCATGTGAACTAGAGAAGTATTATTGCTTTTTTGTTTCGTTCACATGAATCATCTCCCTCCgaatttcttttattagttcCATGCAATGTTTTCTTATTTCGAGTATTCATTTCTAGCACACAGTAGAGTTTGTTTGAACTTAAACATTTAACTTGACCTTAATCTTTGTAGGCTGTTAGTCGGGAAATCCGGAAGATTCTGACTGAAAGGGCTGCTAACTTCAATATTGCCCTTGATGATGTGTCAATTACTAGTCTGACTTTTGGCAAGGAGTTTACTGCTGCAATTGAAGCAAAGCAGGTAGCTGCACAAGAAGCTGACAGGGCTAAATTTGTTGTAGAAAAAGCTGAGCAAGACAAGAGAAGTGCTGTAATTAGAGCACAGGTGACGATAAATTTTTAATGCATAGATGCAGTTAACACTGTGGTGCTTAGTACAagtttcttctaattttatatttccaATACAGTATGTGTATTAAGGAAAAAGTATTATTTGGTGGGTTAGACTATACTGCCATTATTCTGACTAGGTCTTGTTCTGAAACACACACCTGAAACTCATGGAAaaattggtgattttttttttcttgataactATGTTGGGTTCTTCTTTGGTAACAAGTGGCCTGTTCATATCTGCCTGTTAAGTTTAGAGTGAGATTTTAAATTTAGCATATATTGTTTGCTATTGGCTGTTTTGCTTATCAGACCACTTTTGCATCTTAAGTATTCAGTTCTCCCTGACCTTTCTTACGAATCTTTAAGGGAGAAGCAAAAAGTGCCCAACTAATTGGACAGGCTATTGCCAACAATCCAGCTTTTATCACACTGAGGAAGATAGAAGCGGTACGAGAGATTGCACATACTATATCAAACGCGGCAAACAAGATTTACCTGAATTCAGATGATCTGCTGTTGAATCTTAAGAAGATGAATTTGGAGACAGGCAGAAAGTGAGTGGTTGGTAGCCTGTttgtctctttttgtttttaggaTACATTTTCTTGATATGTTTTCGTAAATTCGGATATAGCTGGCTTGATTAGACTACTTAACGGTAACCCTTTGAATCTTTTGCAAAGGATTAATTGAGATCCAAACGAATGCTTCACATTACATGAATGAAATAATTTCAGCCAGAGAGTTTGGGATCCTGATTTTTTTTGCTGCCTGAATAAAATTGGATTGTcgactttatattttttttgcttacCAAACCTTAACTGATGCGTTAGACAATATTTGCCCAATGATGAATGAGAAGATTTGAGTAAAATCTGTACTATTTGGTTTGACACTTGACAGTAAATTTACCCGATGATTTTGATATAGCATGATTAATGTAAAGTATAAGGAGTGTCAGTGTATATTCTTAAATAACTGAGGATTAGATAAAGACATGAATAATTGAATATGGCCTAAAAAAGGCAGGAGAAGTTTgtgtaattttatataaaaaaaaaacttcaggGGATGTTAGcttaatttacttaaaaaaataaaattagatttaaatattttccaaatttgATCCCAAACCTGGATGGAAGAACAAAACCCTTTGCCCCGAGATCCGCATCTAAAGAAATGTAATTCAACTAAGTCAGTGAGCCAGTTTATAAAATATAGCCTCTATATGATTATATTAATGTGCTAATTGCTAAATGATACTTGTTAATTGGTACAGAATCGATGTCAACAAGATTATGATAAGTagaaatacaataataaaaaccTGATGCCGCTTCTTGGTTTGTTTGATTCGTTGCATATTCAACCCAAAACATCACAAAGAaagtttcaattaatttttgttccTTTAAGCTGTCAAATGTATGGGCATATTGGCCAATTGGCAATTTATTTGATATGTTCGATATTGCACCGCGTCATGCTTTGACGTATTGAATTTAATCAAATCAAGTTATGCTATATTATGTGCCATGTGGATTTCAGATAGTTTTAAATACTTTGCCTAGCCAAAAATAAGTAACTCATGGATAAGCTTAATGAGTTCTGGTACAGCGTCATTGCAATGGTAATGAAAGGCACCGTGATCtagtttaaatgaatttttcaacAAGTATTACAAAAggataagtaaataaaataaatttatttttcaagttaaaTTTCATTCATACATCATAATCAGGTCTTTCATCTAGATTTTCTAAAAGTTAAAGcgtataacttatttttaattttaaaaaattgatttattttatcttttcatttccttaatttttttttttgtgtgtgtgtgtggaagAATTTATTCAACCTGTCTCTATATGTGATTTGTGACTCTATATTGAAATTGAAACAATGGATGCACAAATTATATATCTTGTGGCGTGAGTATTAATCCATAAACACAGTCACATGTATAGAGAACTGTAATacgattttaaatatataaaactcGTAAGACAAACTATTACGAAATGACgaaaaaactttgaaatgaaaataaaataatgagtttaaatgtgtaatactctttttttttatcatttgctAATTATCCATGtcagataaataaattatacaaattcatcatatataACTTTTCTAACAAATTTTCCAGTACATATTATCCAGATTTTTCCACCATTAGGATGATCCTAGTGAGTAGTGGATTACTCATTTctgattgttattattattattatttgtaaaataaaatataaacaagttaaaaaggaataaaaattaatgatgttAGGTAATTTGTGAGATTCATTTAATAAGTTTTGCAATACTGTATAGAGGAAAACTTCTAAGTTGtatcaaacagaaaatgaaaattaggaGGGTTTAGGTGTGTCCTAAATCATCTGATACTATGTTCTTTAGACTTTCTTGTAAAGGAAATAGATTTTTGGCTGAATATCAATTGCTACTTATTTGAGAGCCAGCCTTAGTGTAGCGGTAAAGTTGtaccttggtgacttgttggtcatggattcaaatccggaaacagcctcttggatacgaagttttttttttatcaattgctACTTATTTGGAAATGACTTTTTAAAtaagtaacaatttttttcctctaaaaaatgctacttatttgaaaaattgttttcaactaatttattgtttatttgattgatttgtttgactaaaataaaaacatgtaatgaaaatgggctattactttttttaaaaaaattaatggaactTCTCATTTATTCTCTCatttattagtatattatttattttaataaaatttctccTTTGATATCagattatttcatttaattttcatactaCTTATTATGAATTCTTAACCATTTTCTActtttaacaacaacaaaaaaagagaattgTATCAAATATAGCATTAATAACTAGGAAACCGAAAAGAAAAATTGGGGGGAACTAATTTTACTGGTTATATATATggatattttaaacaaaatgttttatttgattttctaaatctgaataaagaagaaaaccatttctatattattatattattaaaatgattaaaaactaACATCgctgtaatatatttttaataaaaaaataacttttatgatgattttattcactaaaaataaattagaattatttaaaaaaactaatataaatttattcagtaaaaaatatagttaaagatgtataatttatattgaaaatatttcttttgcgTCATATTTCTTTGAAATAAGTTTCTAAATTAAACTTCAAGATTGTATACATACGTAATTATAAGTAATGAAATTTGTAAACAACTATATTAATCTCCAacatcataaaataatatttcaattatttattttatattattgatattttacaaaaaaataataattaaaacatatgttattttataaagttaAGAGTTGccaaaaagattttaaaatttcagaatTTGGAATATATAATTCATCCAACCTgaagaattaaatcaaaattttgttttattgatttccttttattattattattattatttttcttatcctttatatcaaaaacaaataaacacatttttttaatatatacttaatttttaatttatttcattaaggatacatttattcatttttcattaAAGTAGATATATTCATTGGATTGTTATCAATATAAAGCACACCTATTAGTTGAAAGAATATCTCTTAAGTTGCAAAgaatgttattaaatataaaattctctaaaaaaatacttaagttATTTAGTTCTGTAAgtatatttgaaataaatttaaatttatcatattgttaactaaaattaacactttaattattctttatagaaaaatattaataaatgtcCTAATGacactaattaaattattaaaaattacaagtaattttttttattaaaaaatgcaaaattacatttcatataaaatttttatttctcgtattatgatttactattaattatttcaaaaaataatttacatataaaaaatatcttttttttaatacctTAATCAATGTGGTAGTTGTTAACAAGACTTTCGTTAAGAATAAGATGGGAGGCAGTAACCTGAAACAAGACGTAAGAGCTGGGGACCATGACCAAAATTCCAAGGCAGCCATGGTGTGTAAATTTCCCTGCTAAGGTGCCGCAACGCTACAGCCTAATATTCATTCTTAATCAACAACATGCTCACCACGGATCCTGACGATGCTGACATCTTAGAGGAGGGTCTGCTCAATAATCGAGTTACTGTTTCAGTCATCTAACGCCTAGATTAATCATTGGTTCCATTTCattcaatttatattaaaaaatttaaaattatatattataagtatatataattaatattatttgattaacaaaaatttattcataatttcatattttagaatttagaatctaaaataaaaattgaagtattAAGTTAATAACACAAGTAAAGTGTATTAGTAATAAAgaaaatgtaaatattaattacctaaattaaaatacaagagcTAAAAATCTAAGTttgctaataaataaaaagattttagataaactttttgtacttcaattattttttaacgtGCACAACCTAGTTCGGATTTTTAAAACCAATCAAGTCATTGAATTTCTATAAAATCAGTCAAATTTGATCAGATCATCTCAGGTTACATGTATGAGCGGTCCAATAGTGAAATCGATTCAGTTATACTATCGAATCCCGATTAAATTGGTCCGACCGATCGGACTAAACCGAGTTTTGcttaaaatatttctaatataaaatctcattttaagatttttatattttttttaatcttatgttatcacattatttttaaaatcttttttatttttttattttaataataaattttattttaacatcttaaataaaaaaatttaagtcttacaaaattttgatataaattaattttgtagaaagaataaaaaattaatatttttaaaatagacgTAAATCTTgactattcttttaaaaaaattaaatttctgcACGAAGATCCAATGGAAAAtcttaacaaaatcaaatctattaaattaagatctttttataaaattcctTTTCTGAAGATACTTTAGTCATTCATCTTATTCTTAAGTCCGTCAACGCCAAAACACAACGTGTGCCACCTGCGTGGCTGCGTCTGCGTGAcatcctttctttcttcttccagaACAATTTTTTGCGTCATCCCCCCTCCCTTGTTTTGGAATTTCgacttctttcttcctttccaaTATTCATGCAATGATGATTGCACCTTATTTTGCATAAAGAAaagtgaataaaataatataatttttatattttacactttattttaattcactttttttttcttttttttttttcactttatcgAACAACCTTTAATAGTTTACCAATTAGTATCAACAATAAAGTCATTGCATTTGTtagcttttttttcttgttgtttatATTTGTCCAATTCCGCCCatgtgaaataaataatatgtagTTCCCTACTCTTTTATGTCATGTTCTTTCGGAATCTTTAGTTTTTCAACAGAGCATtagttcctctaaaaaaaaacaaaaacaaacaaagcaTTAGTAGGATTTATActtgtgtaaaaaaaagttgGATTTATACTTAGAATACTTGTAGTTGTAGTATTAAAGGGCGCTAAAACGTGAATCATGCAagtttaaagataaatttatttaggCTATCTTTTGCACTTCATTTAAAatagcttttaattttttctactcACCGAAAAATTTGTTTTACCTTATTAGTAGCAtttgataaacaaaattttcattaattagtAGTATGTAGTGTTTATGtagcgtttttttttttatataaaaagctaataaaataaaagtttatattatgAATCATAATGAAGATATAATAGTGACATTAACTAAtacacttgaaaaaaaaagatttggacaagaaattaaaaaatagatttattttgttaaaacataaactAAAGTGCAGTGGAAATATAATGTattaataattttctaattttcatttctttagaCAAATCCTAACCAATACCTCTAAGAAACGTCccgtataaaaaatatttagaataatTGCATCAacaaatcaaaaatatattttttttgctaaaaatgttattaaagttTCTCACGAGAGGAAAAAAACTGGTAtttcttaaagaaaatttaaaaataatgtttataacacgaaagagaaaaaaaacttaacacaccattaaaatattaaagttgaGTGTAATGTTTATGCAGGTTATAAaacattcaatcacaaatcaggtatcatttaaattattttaagtccAATTCTACCATGTCTATAACGCCGAATACAAAAACGACGTGGATAAATAAGGATGCAAGCAAAGTATCTCACCTATGCCCTTTTAAGTTTTAAGACTAGAAACAGGTAGATGGAATGTTTAGAACACTAATtgcattttattcttttattattattattatgttacgcatacaaaatatttatcaactttatcaataattaataatttttattaaaatatttaattgactaCTTTTAATTTTCCcaactatattttttctatGTAAAAAATGGAACCCAAATTCTTATTAGAAAATTTGAGTCCACTTTCACTTCGTCAAGCATAATATTAGTAAATCTCAAATAAATCACAATTTTGATCATTGGAAAAGTATGCCGTTATCATATTAgtctataaaattaagaaaatatctaAACATTTAAGTTTCAAGTTTAAGTTTCTAAACTTAATCAATTATTATTGTCATAGTctctaaacatatatatatatatatatatatatatatatatatatatatatatatatatatatatatatatattgattttatagTTAAGTCGTATATTTTTGTACTTTAGTAAGTAGATGAAGAATTGGATTGAGACTGaattagaaatagaaatagaaaaaaggcATTTAGTACTATTTGGGATTAAACATGGAGCAGGACAAGTTGGGCGCCGTCCAAATCAATAGGTACACAAAATGCAAAGCAGAGGAGGAAGGTGACATAACCTACAACGTCAGCCACAACAAGGTGACCAAATACAAATACCACGTACACCGCGTGACTtggaaaatttatgtttttgttgacGTAACGAGTTATTAGTTTATGACCCTTTCAATTCTCaattcttccaccaccaccatttATATTAATTCCACACCTTCTCTTCCAACCTCCCATAACCACAAACAACCCACAACCATTTACTAAGATCATCATCATGCATCAAGCAATTCCCTATAGATCATGGCGCCATCTCCATAACCCCACCACCCACTTCACCCCACTCCCATTAATTACTCATTCCCACAACGATGATGATAAGAAGACCAAGAATATTATTGTTAACAACAATAATACTATTAATATTCATTCTTCTTCAGTTCTTGTTTCACCAAAAGAGAAGGAGGGGATGAAAATGGTGCTCAACATGGTTTCTGAGAACGCCGTTATAGTGATTGCGAGAAGAGGGTGTTGCATGAGCCACGTGGTGAAGCGTTTGCTTCTTGGTCTTGGTGTTAACCCTGCGGTTTATGAGGtagaggagaaagatgaagaggGTGTTGCCACGCAACTGGAAGCAACAATTCGTAGTGATGATGGGAACACACAACAGGGGAAGGTGCAGTTTCCTACGGTTTTTATAGGGGGTAAGTTGTTTGGAGGATTGGATAGGATCATGGCTACTCATATCTCTGGGGAATTGGTTCCTATCCTCAAAAAAGCTGGGGCTTTATGGCTATGATGACTTGATCTTGATACCCCTTTGTTATTCTTTAGTTTTGtgacattatattatattgctttttttttaatctaatttttcatttttattccttGATAGCTAGTTATTAGCTTGACCGTTATATGTTGTCTGATTAATCTTCTTCTTTGTAATTTTCCCAAGTGTTGATTAAGAATCACTTTCTCGAGCCTTCAATTTGGCTGCCTATTTCGATGACATACATGATACATGAATTCTGATGTACTCGATCTTCCCTTTAATCATAACATAATTTGTTAGTAATAATGAATAATCTGAGGTTAGTAGATGCATGGGTGAACTCGTTTGAGTTAAAGCTTTCTGAACATTTTCTTTAACACAACTTGAATCCAAAATGATTACTAACACTACActtttgtttaaacttttttttttttgaattgtttACACTTTGTTTGGATCCACAAGTAAAAGGGGAGGATATATTAAGGAATAACGGAAAAAACAAAGTTATCTATTCCTTCCTCCATTTAGATTGTTTTAAGAAGTGAAGGAACCAATAAAAAATCTTCCaactcataatattttttagactCGGTCAGATTTTGGATGGAAAGCAGAGGGAAACATGGATTACATAGTACaattgagttttgattttaGTTCCATAACATAtcaatctttcatttttatccctCTAAAATCCACAGTCACtatacatttttattctttaaaattacattctaaAGTAGATAAATGacatttatttaaagatataatCTTTTTAGAGATGTTAAAGTACATTAGTGGGTGTTGCAAATTGGGAAGTCTCCTAACATAAAAATAGTTAACGAGTACGTATGATATTAGAACAAGaatcaaaatgttaaaaaaaaaacaagaatcaaaattaaaatccacTAATTTACACACTTCTCTATTTTATTGGAGATGtttctgaaattttaaaaactaacttttttctttctacataaaaaataaggaaaaagatttttttttaaatttcttttgcttttattttctttactaacAAATATCTTATACTATCAACTCATTTTCTTCTCATTGTTTGTTTTCTAAACCTAAGAAACCCTTGAACTTGTCACTTACACCAATAGCGTCGGTAGTAATTATAAATTCTAACcttactaataatattttaaattattcggATATAAAATTTCAATCAGGTTTTGCAAACATATCTTCTATGGTCACGCTAACATTGTCACATTATGCGTTGGAATCCTGTTtgaaagggaaagaaagaaaatgtaaCTTGTTCGGCAAACTCGGCGTATTAATGGTGGTGGCTTTAGAATTTAACATTTGGGCTACTTGGAGTTGGAATGGCCACAAGAACACATTCAGTTGCGTGTCAGCCTTTGTCAACTCTGTTCATCGCCGACAATGGAAAATAAACATTTCAAGTTAGGCAGTAActgtgatgataaaaaaaatgttagctaaTTATCACGTGTACATTAGTATTTTCGTGCAAATTGTGCTTAGAGACTGTTTCTTTAGCCTCCCTCGATCTCTCAAATATCTTTTAacactttttctctctctaataaAACAGGTGAGAAATTAAGAAGAGAGAGTACAAGAGATATTAAAAAGTAGGGTTATTTAGTTGAGATGAATTAGCaacaagagaaattaaaaaggtggttgatattaaaaatattttcatgctAAAATGATGAGAAATTGAAGGGAAATATTCATAATACTTGTTGGCTGTGTTTGTTTCATTTAAGAATTattcttttctctatttttctcttttatatttctttttctattttttaaaccaaaccctcttcttttttattcaatttttcacTTATTTACATTCACCccatttctcttttttctattttatttaccttattttttatatgtttcttttctttctatgaAAAACACTCTAAAGCAGaataaaacacacacacacacacactaaagCCTTATTAAGGAAATGGTTCTGAGTGTATTGTACTTTAGAGAATAACATGCAATATTAATAATTCTCTTCCATAGACTTTCAAATATTCTTATATGACATACATACTTGAACTTGGACCTGCATGGTAGCTACATCAACATAAACAAC of the Glycine max cultivar Williams 82 chromosome 13, Glycine_max_v4.0, whole genome shotgun sequence genome contains:
- the LOC100818445 gene encoding glutaredoxin-C9, with translation MHQAIPYRSWRHLHNPTTHFTPLPLITHSHNDDDKKTKNIIVNNNNTINIHSSSVLVSPKEKEGMKMVLNMVSENAVIVIARRGCCMSHVVKRLLLGLGVNPAVYEVEEKDEEGVATQLEATIRSDDGNTQQGKVQFPTVFIGGKLFGGLDRIMATHISGELVPILKKAGALWL